In the genome of Porphyrobacter sp. ULC335, one region contains:
- the dnaG gene encoding DNA primase produces MAITPQWKDELRARITLSTLVQRSVKLTRAGREWKGCCPFHEEKTPSFYVNDQKQFYHCFGCGAHGDAISWMVDQQGLQFMDAVKELAGMAGMEVPAPDPVMAKRAEQRASLIDVTEAAQKFFVESLSGPSGNAARDYLQRRGFSPQVMCEFGFGWAPDDRQALPKALSAFGEDMLEGAGMRAANEQGERYDRFRGRVMLPIQDARGRVIAFGGRILDKRDGVAKYLNSPDTDLFDKGRTLYNLHRAAPAARQTGRVVVVEGYMDVIALANAGIADAVAPLGTALTEMQLELLWRMVDAPVLCFDGDAAGQRAAMRAITRALPMLAPMRSLSIVRLPAGLDPDDLIKAQGKAAMERLLASPASLIDTLWEFERDAQPLATPEAKAGLKARLMAHVETIADAEIKSLYRRELSDRFSEFAYPPRAPRPAMQAGQRTFQAGGQRGPWKGVPMPPPGLSEGARAQLSQMMAGGQRHGLVTAVLAGLARYPAQIPRHAEALSSLARLDREAAPLIESLFELAETLDSSAPTAICNAQGQPAPSADIRYAFIDEGNDPDAACEELAEAVSLLVERPALEAALAATIARFDNDPEGSFAEQTRLRAQLMAVEERLKAFGRRKAAPLATDSDTA; encoded by the coding sequence ATGGCCATCACCCCGCAATGGAAGGACGAGCTGCGTGCGCGGATCACGCTGTCGACGCTTGTCCAGCGGTCGGTCAAGCTGACGCGGGCGGGACGCGAGTGGAAAGGGTGCTGCCCGTTCCATGAGGAAAAGACGCCCAGCTTCTACGTCAACGACCAGAAGCAGTTCTACCACTGCTTCGGTTGCGGGGCGCATGGCGATGCGATCAGCTGGATGGTCGACCAGCAGGGCCTCCAGTTCATGGATGCGGTTAAGGAACTGGCGGGCATGGCCGGGATGGAAGTCCCTGCCCCCGATCCCGTCATGGCCAAGCGCGCCGAACAACGCGCCAGTCTGATCGACGTGACCGAAGCGGCGCAGAAGTTCTTCGTCGAGAGCCTGAGCGGCCCATCCGGCAACGCGGCACGGGACTACCTCCAGCGGCGGGGATTCTCCCCGCAGGTGATGTGCGAATTCGGCTTCGGCTGGGCGCCGGATGATCGGCAGGCGCTCCCCAAGGCGCTGAGCGCATTCGGCGAGGATATGCTGGAAGGCGCTGGCATGCGCGCGGCCAATGAACAGGGCGAGCGATACGACCGCTTCCGCGGCCGTGTCATGCTCCCCATCCAGGACGCGCGCGGGCGGGTGATCGCCTTCGGCGGGCGCATTCTCGACAAGCGGGATGGGGTGGCGAAGTACCTCAACTCTCCCGACACCGATCTCTTCGACAAGGGCCGCACGCTCTACAACCTCCACCGCGCTGCGCCCGCCGCGCGCCAGACCGGGCGCGTGGTGGTGGTTGAGGGCTACATGGACGTGATCGCGCTCGCCAATGCGGGGATTGCCGATGCGGTCGCCCCGCTCGGCACGGCGCTGACCGAGATGCAGCTCGAACTGCTGTGGCGCATGGTCGATGCGCCGGTGCTGTGCTTCGATGGCGATGCGGCGGGACAGAGGGCGGCGATGCGGGCAATTACGCGCGCGCTGCCCATGCTGGCGCCGATGCGCTCGCTCAGCATTGTGCGATTGCCTGCCGGGCTCGATCCCGATGACCTGATCAAGGCGCAGGGCAAAGCGGCGATGGAACGGCTGCTGGCCAGCCCCGCCAGTCTCATCGACACGCTGTGGGAGTTCGAACGCGACGCCCAGCCCCTCGCCACGCCCGAGGCCAAGGCGGGCCTCAAGGCGCGGCTGATGGCGCATGTCGAAACCATCGCCGATGCCGAGATCAAATCGCTCTACCGGCGTGAGCTTTCCGACCGCTTCTCGGAATTTGCCTACCCGCCGCGCGCGCCCCGGCCTGCGATGCAAGCGGGCCAGCGCACGTTTCAGGCGGGGGGACAGCGCGGGCCGTGGAAGGGCGTGCCGATGCCGCCACCCGGCCTGTCGGAAGGCGCACGCGCGCAGCTTTCGCAGATGATGGCCGGCGGGCAGCGGCATGGCCTGGTCACTGCTGTTCTGGCAGGCCTTGCGCGCTATCCGGCACAGATTCCGCGCCATGCCGAGGCGCTTTCCAGCCTTGCCCGGCTTGACCGCGAAGCCGCCCCGTTGATCGAATCGCTGTTCGAACTTGCAGAAACGCTTGATTCGTCCGCGCCAACCGCCATATGCAACGCGCAAGGCCAACCCGCCCCGTCGGCAGATATCCGCTACGCCTTCATTGACGAAGGCAACGATCCCGACGCTGCGTGCGAGGAACTGGCTGAAGCTGTGTCGCTGCTGGTCGAAAGGCCGGCACTGGAGGCTGCGCTTGCGGCCACCATTGCTCGTTTCGACAACGATCCGGAAGGGTCGTTTGCCGAACAGACCCGCCTGCGCGCACAGCTCATGGCAGTTGAAGAACGGCTCAAGGCCTTCGGGCGTCGCAAGGCGGCACCGTTGGCAACCGATAGCGATACCGCCTGA
- a CDS encoding GIY-YIG nuclease family protein has translation MAFWCYILHCSDSKYYTGHTDNLERRLAEHYHGGFCEFTSKRRPVTLIWAQDFPTRHEALAAEFVVKKWSRAKKEALARSDWASVSHFAKPPSERSTGTPPEGVSTSLDTNGDGGQ, from the coding sequence ATGGCCTTCTGGTGCTACATACTTCACTGTTCTGACAGCAAATATTACACCGGCCATACCGACAATCTCGAACGCAGGCTCGCTGAACATTACCATGGCGGCTTCTGCGAATTCACGTCAAAGCGCCGTCCCGTCACGTTGATCTGGGCCCAAGACTTTCCGACGCGCCATGAAGCTTTGGCTGCCGAGTTCGTAGTGAAGAAGTGGTCACGCGCAAAGAAAGAGGCATTGGCTCGGTCCGATTGGGCAAGCGTGTCTCATTTCGCCAAGCCACCTTCCGAACGATCCACAGGCACTCCACCGGAAGGTGTCTCGACTTCGCTCGACACGAACGGTGATGGGGGGCAGTAG
- a CDS encoding GatB/YqeY domain-containing protein, with protein MIRDEIKAATITAMKAGEKDRTAALRQISAKIKDRDIEERTSGKSIPDDELVVSVLQKMAKQRRESIEMYDAGGRAELAAVERAELAVIEEFLPQMLSEAETAAAIEAIKAETGASTMKDMGTVMAELKARHGAVLDGKLASTLVKAALS; from the coding sequence ATGATCCGTGACGAAATCAAAGCCGCAACCATCACCGCGATGAAGGCCGGCGAGAAGGACCGCACCGCCGCGCTCCGCCAGATCAGCGCCAAGATCAAGGACCGCGACATCGAGGAACGCACTTCGGGCAAGTCGATTCCGGACGACGAGCTGGTGGTGAGCGTGCTCCAGAAAATGGCCAAGCAGCGCCGCGAATCGATCGAGATGTATGATGCCGGCGGCCGCGCGGAACTCGCCGCGGTTGAGCGCGCCGAACTCGCCGTGATCGAGGAATTCCTGCCCCAGATGCTGAGCGAGGCCGAAACCGCCGCCGCCATCGAGGCGATCAAGGCGGAGACCGGCGCGTCGACCATGAAGGACATGGGCACCGTCATGGCCGAACTGAAGGCCCGCCACGGCGCGGTGCTCGACGGGAAGCTGGCGAGCACGCTGGTGAAGGCGGCTTTGAGCTAG
- the carA gene encoding glutamine-hydrolyzing carbamoyl-phosphate synthase small subunit — protein MADPASTRAQPSGATGVLVLADGTTVWGRGFGATGASVGEVCFNTAMTGYQEVMTDPSYAAQIVTFTFPHIGNVGANGEDVESKVEGAVGCVVREDVTEPSNFRSVEKFADWMVRNGKIGLAGVDTRALTRRIRQSGAPNAVIAHAPDGKFDIPALIKRAQEWPGLEGMDLAIRVTRDKHEGWEGGYWTLGKGYGRAAFDAKPHVVAIDYGSKDNIFRNLVKAGARVTVVPAKTSFDEVMALAPDGVFLSNGPGDPAATGEYAVPVIKALLDADVPLFGICLGHQMLALAAGAKTIKMHQGHRGANHPVQRVGEGWGETTGLVEITSMNHGFAVDVATLPENVEQTHVSLFDGTNCGIAIKGKRAFAVQYHPEASPGPQDSFYLFEKFVGGLG, from the coding sequence ATGGCCGACCCCGCATCCACCCGCGCGCAACCTTCGGGCGCGACCGGAGTCCTTGTGCTGGCTGACGGCACCACCGTTTGGGGTCGCGGCTTTGGCGCGACGGGCGCGAGCGTGGGCGAAGTCTGCTTCAACACCGCCATGACCGGCTATCAGGAGGTGATGACCGATCCCTCCTACGCCGCGCAAATTGTCACCTTCACCTTCCCGCACATCGGCAATGTCGGCGCAAACGGCGAGGACGTGGAGAGCAAGGTCGAAGGCGCGGTCGGCTGCGTGGTGCGCGAGGATGTGACCGAGCCTTCGAATTTCCGCAGCGTCGAAAAGTTCGCCGACTGGATGGTGCGCAACGGCAAGATCGGCCTCGCCGGTGTAGACACCCGCGCGCTCACCCGCCGCATCCGCCAGAGCGGCGCGCCCAATGCGGTGATCGCCCATGCGCCCGACGGCAAGTTCGATATCCCCGCGCTGATCAAGCGCGCGCAGGAGTGGCCGGGGCTGGAGGGCATGGACCTCGCCATCCGCGTCACCCGCGACAAGCACGAGGGCTGGGAGGGCGGCTACTGGACGCTCGGCAAGGGCTATGGCCGCGCGGCCTTCGATGCCAAGCCGCACGTTGTGGCGATCGACTACGGGTCGAAGGACAACATCTTCCGCAATCTGGTGAAGGCCGGGGCGCGGGTGACGGTGGTGCCTGCCAAGACTTCGTTTGACGAAGTGATGGCGTTGGCGCCCGACGGCGTGTTCCTGAGCAACGGCCCGGGCGATCCGGCGGCAACGGGCGAGTATGCCGTGCCGGTGATCAAGGCGCTGCTGGATGCGGATGTGCCGCTGTTCGGCATCTGTCTGGGCCACCAGATGCTCGCGCTCGCCGCGGGCGCGAAGACGATCAAGATGCACCAGGGCCACCGCGGCGCGAACCACCCTGTCCAGCGCGTGGGCGAGGGCTGGGGCGAGACCACCGGCCTCGTCGAGATCACCTCGATGAACCACGGCTTCGCGGTCGATGTCGCCACGCTGCCGGAGAATGTCGAGCAGACCCATGTGAGCCTCTTCGACGGGACGAATTGCGGGATTGCGATCAAGGGCAAGCGGGCGTTTGCGGTGCAGTATCACCCGGAGGCAAGTCCGGGGCCGCAGGATAGCTTCTACCTGTTCGAGAAGTTTGTCGGGGGGCTGGGGTAA
- the carB gene encoding carbamoyl-phosphate synthase large subunit, producing MPKRTDISSILVIGAGPIIIGQACEFDYSGTQAIKALKEEGYRVILVNSNPATIMTDPEFADATYIEPITPDIVAKIIAKERPDALLPTMGGQTALNCALKLDEMGVLAEYGVEMIGAKADAIDKAENRQRFRDAMTSIGLESARSGVANTLEEARVILERTGLPSIIRPSFTLGGTGGGIAYNKAEFDQIVREGLDASPTTEVLIEESLLGWKEFEMEVVRDRKDNAIIICAIENVDPMGVHTGDSITVAPALTLTDKEYQIMRNASIACLREIGVETGGSNVQFAVNPADGRLIVIEMNPRVSRSSALASKATGFPIARVAAKLAVGYTLDELTNEITGATPASFEPTIDYVVTKIPRFAFEKFKGAATDLSTAMKSVGEVMAIGRNFQESMQKALRGLETGLDGFNRVPELEGQPRDIITAALSRRTPDRLLKVGQAFREGMSVEEVAAVTFYDPWFLRQIEQIIDAERAIQKDGLPRDAAGLRRLKAMGFSDKRLATLAVRSVGVAGGMGETQAKRSGLLHDALVAMAGATSAEEVRALRHKLGVFPVFKRIDSCAAEFEAITPYMYSTYEAPSFGEPECEAMPSDRKKIVILGGGPNRIGQGIEFDYCCVHACFALAEQGYETIMINCNPETVSTDYDTSDRLYFEPLTDEDVLEILRVEQQNGTLVGVIVQFGGQTPLKLAQALEDAGIPILGTSPDAIDLAEDRERFAKLVSKLKLKQPENGIARSRDEAAAVAARIGYPVLLRPSYVLGGRAMEIVDSEAQLDNYIATAVNVSGDSPVLIDQYLRDAIECDVDALCDGEEVRIAGVMQHIEEAGVHSGDSACTLPPYSLPPEIIAEMERQAEALAHALGVVGLMNIQFAVKDGLVYLIEVNPRASRTVPFVAKAIGQQVAKIAARVMAGEKLSTFEPFKRDLPYIAVKEAVFPFARFPGADPVLSPEMKSTGEVMGIDTTFEAAFLKSQLGAGMVPPQSGTVFVSVKNTDKPVILPAVRQLLDHGFRVIATGGTQSYLAEQGLAVERVNKVAEGQPHIVDKIIDGDIALIFNTTEGWQSLLDSKSIRQAALSGKVPYYTTATASVAAAAAISAIRPDQLEVRSLQDYYGG from the coding sequence ATGCCCAAAAGAACAGACATTTCCTCGATCCTCGTCATAGGCGCTGGCCCTATCATCATCGGGCAGGCGTGCGAGTTCGATTACTCCGGCACGCAGGCGATCAAGGCGTTGAAGGAGGAGGGCTACCGCGTCATCCTCGTCAACTCCAACCCCGCGACGATCATGACCGATCCGGAGTTCGCCGACGCCACCTATATCGAGCCGATCACGCCCGATATCGTCGCCAAGATCATCGCCAAGGAACGGCCCGATGCGCTGCTGCCGACGATGGGCGGGCAGACCGCGCTCAACTGCGCGCTGAAGCTCGACGAGATGGGTGTGCTGGCCGAATACGGGGTCGAGATGATCGGGGCCAAGGCCGACGCCATCGACAAGGCCGAGAACCGCCAGCGGTTCCGTGATGCGATGACCAGCATCGGGCTGGAAAGCGCGCGTTCTGGCGTCGCCAACACGCTCGAAGAAGCACGGGTGATCCTTGAGCGCACCGGGCTGCCCTCGATCATCCGCCCCAGCTTCACGCTCGGCGGGACGGGCGGCGGGATTGCCTATAACAAGGCGGAGTTCGACCAGATCGTGCGCGAAGGCCTTGATGCCTCGCCGACTACCGAAGTCCTGATCGAGGAATCGCTCCTCGGGTGGAAAGAGTTCGAGATGGAGGTGGTGCGCGACCGCAAGGACAACGCGATCATCATCTGCGCCATCGAAAACGTCGATCCGATGGGCGTCCACACCGGGGACTCGATCACTGTCGCTCCGGCGCTGACGCTGACCGACAAGGAATACCAGATCATGCGCAACGCGAGCATCGCTTGCCTGCGCGAAATCGGGGTGGAGACGGGCGGCTCCAACGTCCAGTTCGCGGTGAACCCCGCCGATGGCCGTTTGATTGTCATCGAGATGAACCCGCGCGTGTCGCGCAGTTCCGCGCTGGCGTCCAAGGCGACCGGCTTCCCCATCGCCCGCGTCGCGGCCAAGTTGGCCGTTGGGTACACGCTGGATGAACTCACCAACGAGATCACCGGCGCGACCCCCGCCAGCTTCGAACCCACGATTGACTACGTGGTGACGAAGATCCCGCGCTTCGCCTTCGAGAAGTTCAAGGGCGCAGCCACTGATCTGTCCACCGCGATGAAATCGGTCGGTGAAGTCATGGCTATCGGCCGCAACTTCCAGGAATCGATGCAGAAGGCGCTGCGCGGTCTCGAAACCGGGCTTGATGGCTTCAACCGCGTGCCCGAGCTGGAAGGCCAACCGCGCGACATCATCACTGCCGCCCTGTCGCGCCGCACGCCTGACCGGCTGCTCAAGGTCGGGCAAGCCTTCCGCGAGGGCATGAGCGTGGAGGAGGTGGCCGCCGTGACCTTCTACGATCCGTGGTTCCTGCGCCAGATCGAGCAGATCATCGATGCCGAGCGTGCCATCCAGAAGGACGGCCTTCCCCGCGATGCCGCTGGCCTGCGCCGGTTGAAGGCGATGGGCTTCTCCGACAAGCGCCTCGCCACCCTGGCTGTGCGTTCCGTGGGCGTTGCGGGCGGCATGGGCGAAACCCAGGCCAAGCGTTCGGGCCTGCTCCACGATGCGCTTGTCGCGATGGCGGGGGCGACCAGCGCCGAGGAAGTGCGCGCCCTGCGCCACAAGCTGGGCGTGTTCCCGGTCTTCAAGCGCATCGACAGCTGCGCCGCCGAGTTCGAGGCGATCACGCCCTACATGTACTCGACCTACGAGGCCCCGAGCTTCGGTGAGCCCGAGTGCGAGGCCATGCCGTCCGATCGCAAGAAGATCGTGATCCTCGGCGGCGGGCCGAACCGGATCGGGCAGGGCATCGAGTTCGATTATTGCTGCGTCCACGCCTGCTTCGCGCTTGCCGAACAGGGCTACGAGACGATCATGATCAACTGCAACCCGGAAACCGTCTCGACCGATTACGACACGTCAGACCGCCTCTATTTCGAGCCGCTGACCGACGAGGACGTGCTGGAGATCCTGCGCGTCGAACAGCAGAATGGCACGCTGGTGGGCGTCATCGTCCAGTTCGGCGGGCAGACCCCGCTGAAGCTGGCGCAGGCGCTGGAGGATGCGGGCATCCCGATCCTCGGCACCTCGCCCGATGCGATCGACCTTGCCGAAGACCGCGAACGCTTTGCCAAGCTGGTCAGCAAGCTGAAGCTCAAGCAGCCCGAAAACGGCATTGCCCGCAGCCGCGATGAAGCCGCCGCGGTGGCTGCACGTATCGGCTATCCGGTGCTGCTGCGCCCCTCCTATGTGCTCGGCGGGCGGGCGATGGAGATCGTCGACAGCGAAGCCCAGCTCGACAATTACATCGCCACGGCCGTGAACGTGTCGGGCGATAGCCCGGTGCTGATCGACCAATATCTGCGCGACGCGATTGAATGCGATGTCGATGCGCTGTGCGATGGCGAGGAAGTGCGCATCGCCGGCGTGATGCAGCATATCGAGGAAGCGGGCGTCCATTCGGGCGATTCTGCCTGCACGCTGCCGCCCTATTCGCTCCCGCCGGAAATCATCGCCGAGATGGAGCGGCAGGCCGAGGCGCTGGCGCATGCGCTGGGCGTGGTCGGCCTGATGAACATCCAGTTCGCGGTGAAGGACGGTCTGGTCTACCTCATCGAAGTCAATCCCCGTGCCAGCCGCACCGTGCCGTTCGTGGCCAAGGCCATTGGCCAGCAGGTCGCCAAGATCGCGGCGCGGGTGATGGCGGGCGAGAAGCTGTCCACCTTCGAACCGTTCAAGCGCGACCTGCCTTACATCGCGGTGAAAGAAGCGGTGTTCCCCTTCGCACGCTTCCCCGGCGCCGATCCGGTGCTGAGCCCCGAAATGAAATCGACGGGCGAGGTCATGGGGATCGACACCACCTTCGAAGCCGCCTTCCTCAAATCGCAGCTGGGCGCGGGCATGGTGCCTCCGCAATCGGGCACGGTGTTCGTCTCGGTCAAGAACACCGACAAGCCGGTGATTCTGCCTGCGGTGCGCCAGCTGCTCGACCACGGGTTCCGTGTGATCGCCACCGGTGGCACGCAAAGCTACCTTGCCGAACAGGGGCTTGCCGTCGAGCGGGTCAACAAGGTGGCCGAGGGGCAGCCGCATATCGTCGACAAGATCATCGACGGGGATATTGCGCTGATCTTCAACACCACCGAAGGCTGGCAATCGCTGCTGGACAGCAAATCGATCCGTCAGGCCGCGCTTTCGGGCAAGGTTCCCTATTACACCACCGCCACCGCATCGGTCGCGGCTGCGGCGGCCATTTCGGCAATCCGGCCGGACCAGCTTGAAGTCCGGTCGTTGCAGGACTATTATGGTGGGTAA
- the greA gene encoding transcription elongation factor GreA, with the protein MATVEKVPMLAEGYERLTAELKVLRDERPKIVEAIEEARAHGDLSENAEYHAAKERQGQVEAMIGEIEHMVSRAQIIDPTTLSGDKIVFGATVTLLDENDKPIRYQIVGQTEADANKGRISYNSPLARALIGKQVGDDIEVTVPSGEKFYHVDKIEFI; encoded by the coding sequence ATGGCGACGGTGGAAAAGGTTCCGATGCTGGCCGAGGGCTACGAGCGGCTCACCGCCGAACTCAAGGTGCTGCGCGACGAACGTCCAAAAATCGTAGAAGCCATCGAGGAGGCGCGCGCCCACGGCGATCTTTCCGAAAATGCCGAATACCACGCAGCCAAGGAGCGGCAGGGCCAGGTCGAAGCCATGATCGGCGAGATCGAGCATATGGTCAGCCGCGCCCAGATCATCGATCCGACCACGCTGTCGGGTGACAAGATCGTGTTTGGCGCGACCGTCACCCTGCTCGACGAGAACGACAAGCCGATCCGTTACCAGATCGTCGGCCAGACCGAGGCGGATGCGAACAAGGGGCGGATTTCTTACAACTCGCCACTCGCCCGCGCGCTGATCGGCAAGCAGGTCGGCGACGATATCGAAGTGACTGTTCCCTCTGGGGAAAAGTTCTACCACGTCGACAAGATCGAGTTCATCTGA
- a CDS encoding GNAT family N-acetyltransferase: MAVIRPYRPSDAETIAALTLAAIRTTALRAYSPAQVEAWSGRYSVERLLEGAAKGDVILVATGADDCPLAYTVLEGGGHLDMLFCHPDHTGKGLAFALLAEVEDAARAQGVTRIVTEASELARPVFERAGYTVLHRRDFTIPFDGGEVAIHNYAMERLIG, from the coding sequence GTGGCGGTGATCCGCCCCTACCGGCCTAGCGATGCCGAAACGATTGCGGCGCTGACGCTGGCGGCGATCCGCACCACTGCGCTGCGTGCCTATTCGCCTGCGCAGGTCGAGGCATGGTCAGGGCGCTATTCGGTGGAGCGCCTGTTGGAGGGAGCCGCGAAAGGCGACGTGATCCTCGTCGCGACCGGGGCTGATGATTGCCCCCTCGCCTACACCGTGCTTGAGGGTGGCGGGCATCTCGACATGCTGTTCTGCCACCCCGATCACACCGGCAAGGGGCTGGCCTTCGCGCTGCTCGCCGAGGTCGAGGACGCTGCGCGGGCGCAGGGCGTGACCCGCATTGTCACCGAAGCCAGCGAGCTTGCCCGCCCGGTGTTCGAGCGCGCGGGCTACACCGTCCTGCACCGCCGCGATTTCACTATCCCGTTTGATGGCGGTGAAGTGGCGATCCACAATTACGCGATGGAAAGGTTGATCGGCTGA
- a CDS encoding DUF4170 domain-containing protein, with product MAETTPTQRLHLVMGGRVIDPRGLEFQDPESIHVVGVYSSYDAAVDAWRAQAQRTVDDAEMKYVVVHIHKLLTPED from the coding sequence ATGGCAGAAACCACTCCCACCCAGCGGCTCCACCTCGTGATGGGCGGCCGCGTGATCGACCCGCGCGGTCTCGAGTTCCAGGATCCCGAGAGCATTCACGTCGTCGGCGTGTACAGCTCCTATGATGCGGCGGTCGACGCTTGGCGCGCACAGGCGCAGCGCACGGTTGACGATGCCGAGATGAAGTATGTTGTGGTCCACATCCACAAGCTGCTGACTCCCGAGGATTAA
- a CDS encoding phage holin family protein, with protein sequence MHDTEPGLGGPPDSAPVDPALTGEPDSTQDETNGFAGLRDDVTALIDDARTYAEAEIAFQKTRAGLAGKRGGRALVLLVLALVLLNLALIALAVGAVIALAPLVTIWGAIAIVVGVLLIGVALLVWGAANDGKAINAMFGPGDGA encoded by the coding sequence ATGCATGATACCGAACCCGGCCTTGGTGGGCCGCCAGACAGCGCACCGGTTGATCCGGCGCTGACGGGCGAGCCTGACAGTACGCAGGACGAGACGAACGGCTTTGCCGGTTTGCGCGATGATGTCACCGCGCTGATCGACGATGCGCGGACCTATGCCGAGGCCGAGATCGCTTTCCAGAAGACCCGCGCCGGTCTTGCCGGAAAGCGGGGCGGCCGCGCACTGGTGCTGCTGGTGCTGGCGCTGGTGCTCCTCAACCTTGCGCTCATCGCGCTTGCTGTGGGGGCGGTGATTGCACTTGCTCCGCTTGTGACAATCTGGGGTGCGATAGCCATTGTCGTGGGCGTGCTGCTGATCGGCGTTGCGCTGCTGGTTTGGGGCGCGGCGAATGATGGCAAGGCCATCAATGCGATGTTCGGTCCGGGAGACGGCGCATGA
- the eno gene encoding phosphopyruvate hydratase yields the protein MTAIIDLHGREILDSRGNPTVEVDVLLEDGSFGRAAVPSGASTGAHEAVELRDGDAARYLGKGVLKAVEAVNTEIRELLIDNFDAEDQRDIDLSLIALDGTSNKARIGANAILGTSLAVAKAAANARGLPLYSYLGGVSAHMLPVPMMNIINGGEHADNPIDIQEFMIMPVGADSLAEAVRWGAEVFHTLKKGLAQKGLATSVGDEGGFAPDLASTRAALDFIMESVTKAGFTPGEDIVLALDCAATEFFKGGKYEISGEGLSLSPHEMSDYLAKLCADYPIRSIEDGMSEDDFEGWAALTAQLGGTVQLVGDDLFVTNPARLKDGIGRGLANSLLVKVNQIGTLTETLAAVDMAHRARYTCVMSHRSGETEDATIADLAVATNCGQIKTGSLARSDRLAKYNQLIRIEEELGDSAAYAGRACFGARA from the coding sequence ATGACCGCCATCATCGACCTGCACGGGCGCGAAATCCTCGACAGCCGCGGCAATCCGACTGTTGAAGTCGACGTATTGCTTGAAGACGGCAGCTTTGGCCGCGCGGCTGTACCCTCGGGTGCATCGACCGGCGCGCACGAGGCGGTGGAACTGCGCGACGGTGATGCGGCGCGTTATCTCGGCAAGGGTGTCCTTAAGGCGGTCGAAGCGGTGAACACCGAGATCCGCGAGCTGCTGATCGATAACTTCGATGCCGAGGACCAGCGCGATATCGACCTGTCGCTGATCGCTCTTGATGGCACCAGCAACAAGGCGCGCATCGGCGCGAATGCGATCCTCGGCACTTCGCTGGCAGTCGCAAAGGCCGCGGCCAATGCGCGGGGGCTGCCGCTTTATTCGTACCTCGGCGGGGTTTCGGCGCACATGCTGCCGGTGCCGATGATGAACATCATCAATGGCGGCGAACATGCCGACAATCCGATCGACATCCAGGAATTCATGATCATGCCGGTTGGCGCGGACAGCCTTGCCGAGGCGGTGCGCTGGGGCGCGGAAGTGTTCCACACCTTGAAGAAGGGCCTCGCGCAGAAGGGCCTCGCCACCAGTGTCGGGGACGAGGGCGGCTTTGCCCCCGATCTCGCCAGCACCCGCGCCGCGCTCGATTTCATCATGGAAAGTGTCACCAAAGCGGGCTTCACGCCGGGTGAGGACATCGTGCTCGCGCTTGATTGCGCGGCGACGGAGTTCTTCAAGGGCGGCAAGTACGAGATCTCGGGTGAGGGCCTGAGCCTCTCGCCGCACGAGATGTCCGACTACCTCGCCAAGCTGTGCGCCGACTATCCGATCCGCTCGATCGAGGACGGCATGAGCGAGGATGATTTCGAGGGCTGGGCGGCGCTCACCGCACAGCTGGGTGGCACGGTGCAGCTGGTGGGCGACGATTTGTTCGTCACCAATCCGGCGCGTCTGAAGGACGGCATCGGTCGCGGTCTCGCCAATTCGCTGCTCGTCAAGGTCAACCAGATCGGCACGCTCACCGAAACGCTCGCTGCTGTCGATATGGCGCACCGCGCGCGCTACACCTGCGTGATGAGCCACCGTTCGGGCGAGACCGAGGACGCGACCATTGCCGACCTGGCGGTTGCGACCAATTGCGGGCAGATCAAGACTGGCTCGCTCGCCCGGTCGGACCGGCTTGCCAAGTACAACCAGCTGATCCGCATCGAGGAAGAACTGGGCGATAGCGCCGCCTACGCAGGCCGCGCCTGTTTCGGCGCGCGCGCCTAA
- a CDS encoding MarR family winged helix-turn-helix transcriptional regulator produces MAIAARLRSASEGAPNAEPDEPSAQTKPPRPARNHLALARQAYTLRRKRASIFGNPDLFGEPAWDILLDLFIAQAEGKPVSVSSACIGSASPATTGLRWLGVLADEGLIVRENDAGDNRRVLVRLTPAGQAAMERFFDAID; encoded by the coding sequence ATGGCCATTGCCGCCCGGTTGCGGAGCGCTTCCGAGGGAGCGCCCAATGCAGAGCCGGACGAACCTTCCGCGCAAACCAAACCGCCCCGCCCCGCGCGCAATCACCTCGCCCTTGCGCGGCAGGCCTATACCCTCAGGCGCAAAAGGGCGTCGATATTCGGCAATCCCGACCTGTTCGGAGAGCCGGCGTGGGATATCCTGCTCGATCTCTTCATCGCACAGGCCGAGGGCAAACCGGTTTCGGTGTCCAGCGCCTGCATCGGGTCGGCATCGCCCGCCACCACCGGCCTGCGCTGGCTGGGCGTGCTGGCGGACGAGGGCCTTATCGTGCGCGAGAATGATGCGGGCGACAATCGCCGCGTGCTCGTCAGGCTGACGCCCGCCGGACAGGCGGCGATGGAACGCTTTTTCGACGCGATTGATTAG